Proteins encoded in a region of the Desulfonatronovibrio magnus genome:
- a CDS encoding type II toxin-antitoxin system VapC family toxin — MIIVDTGAWLALIDRRDAYHNRCCDFFRHNHEALMTTWPVLVECVHLMFGRIGVAKTLSWMQTLEAQGVGIFVMQASHFTRLNTLMHQFRDLPMDLADASLVLLAEESGEGRIVSTDERDFHTYRWKNQHPFRNLLLAHS; from the coding sequence ATGATTATTGTGGATACAGGGGCATGGCTGGCCTTAATTGATCGTCGTGATGCCTATCATAACCGATGTTGTGATTTTTTTCGTCACAACCACGAAGCTTTGATGACTACATGGCCAGTGCTGGTGGAATGTGTTCATCTCATGTTTGGGCGTATCGGAGTCGCAAAGACTCTGTCCTGGATGCAGACATTAGAGGCACAGGGTGTGGGAATATTTGTCATGCAAGCGTCTCACTTTACTCGGTTAAATACCTTGATGCACCAATTCAGGGACTTGCCCATGGATTTGGCAGATGCTTCACTTGTGCTGCTGGCCGAAGAGAGCGGCGAGGGTCGCATTGTAAGTACAGATGAACGGGATTTTCACACTTACAGGTGGAAAAATCAGCATCCTTTTCGGAATTTATTACTGGCTCATAGTTAA
- a CDS encoding Fic family protein, with amino-acid sequence MRNMMKYGKTYGGEDPQMIEGDVFRIIIKVPEFGADLNKQQQGFKADTAGAQSEAQSEAQSGAQSGAQSGAQSGAQSGAQSGAQSGAQSGAQSGAQSGAQRIIQQVPQQATPQAGLQVTPQVKKLLQVLKGEINRQELQDALELKDRIHFRDSYIKPALKVGVIEMTQSGSPNSPTQKYRLTSRGYDELNKLK; translated from the coding sequence ATGCGCAACATGATGAAGTACGGCAAGACCTACGGAGGGGAAGATCCTCAGATGATTGAGGGTGATGTATTCAGAATAATAATTAAAGTGCCGGAGTTTGGTGCTGATCTGAATAAACAGCAACAGGGTTTTAAGGCAGACACTGCTGGGGCCCAGTCGGAGGCCCAGTCGGAGGCCCAGTCAGGGGCCCAGTCAGGGGCCCAGTCAGGGGCCCAGTCAGGGGCCCAGTCAGGGGCCCAGTCAGGGGCCCAGTCAGGGGCCCAGTCAGGGGCACAGTCAGGGGCACAGTCAGGGGCACAGCGAATAATCCAGCAAGTACCCCAACAAGCAACCCCTCAAGCAGGCCTGCAAGTAACCCCTCAAGTAAAAAAGCTGCTGCAGGTGTTGAAAGGGGAGATAAACCGGCAGGAGCTGCAGGATGCATTGGAACTGAAAGACCGTATTCATTTCAGAGATTCGTATATAAAGCCGGCGTTAAAAGTGGGAGTTATTGAAATGACACAGTCCGGCTCCCCTAACAGCCCTACTCAAAAATATCGTTTGACATCAAGGGGCTATGATGAACTTAACAAGCTTAAGTAA
- a CDS encoding thermonuclease family protein, translating to MIKAPKKLIQVKVRLYGIDAPEADQPFGDKATEFVRELIFAA from the coding sequence ATGATCAAAGCCCCAAAGAAACTCATACAGGTAAAGGTCAGGCTCTACGGCATTGACGCCCCTGAGGCAGATCAGCCATTTGGAGACAAAGCTACCGAGTTTGTTCGGGAGTTGATCTTTGCTGCTTAG
- a CDS encoding ATP-binding protein: MQYIIDSCQPREDLIAGTFNPEIFTASLPEVIRFYQENKQGVHPIYTDAEQFFSHGTYVTDGLKTVLSEVFSRIAGDLTVPAIHRLETAFGGGKSHTLIACTHIGYKGKEISPYVGDILDENLLPEKGEIHVAGVAGNELPVHKPQGAKLIPYTLWGEIAYQLGGEDLYMAVESDAASYSAPGKNYFDTIFSGKKALIMIDELAQYAARLSAARPDGSEQLAAFLMSLHEYARTNTGISIVLTLASATDAFAISTGVLTDLLNSVTGQEINQDEALEIGQQAVKGIASVVSRDAVPVVPVQAAEISRVLSRRLFASIDEAAAKETASLYMEMYRKSSSLLPDESTREDFQDRLVSHYPFHPAFIDFLNNKLATYENFQGTRGVLRILSLAVRRLWQRQVKVPMIHTCHLDLRDARTVSEVVGRSGSSDLLTVLNADVGGADTDALTGGKSNAEIADQKNPHPEKWPMYEYTWKTVFLHSLVGRDQGVGSRIFGLATQDALFEVSFPGLTPPQVAAALKEIDNSAYYLRFNQGRYYASLDPSVNIALARLRRGLSVEAVDSLLAASARKVISSDISKFNIVPDVSAPEDIPDKKGVPTIALISLDAGTIEVEPFITTAGQNRPRIEQNHIFLLVPDTVTVSPGTRGPGYQLPSSTAKAVEKLNKLKDMARTVLAWRELKKNPQNHGITPHKLNADEHTSRHQERENSFASSVADSFRHLWYPSASGQIVSREIKSSGAEGGTAVIEQIRKTLLDNGELVTTSHADLSGLTNLKKLFFSQNDVAELEKLRDNFKAIRSWPVLESPELLDQLVRAGVSKGTWCMFRMGSADSTFPEEFYSKEEGDVPLDLNMGSGYSLITMEGARQRQWSHTAGPDPRKIQSYVQEEIQSNPKEKIANLHAKINEKYGDIPEKDVLEAVKILIRDNRLYAVKQPVGSEQDTDLIGSGSAAIYMPDPGDCIMTPAKAAEEGLLQPEDRTIRLMGRDGAEVIMPLLRRIGSMYQRGAKTSIDMLDISGLKLPSGGTLRIAIENTGPDSIKDLAELFETIDGLAEATGNTECYLEINNPEEDCEFVKAVKQTKK, encoded by the coding sequence ATGCAGTACATCATTGACAGTTGTCAGCCCAGAGAAGACCTGATTGCCGGTACATTCAACCCGGAAATCTTTACTGCCTCCCTGCCTGAAGTAATCAGGTTCTATCAGGAGAATAAACAGGGGGTGCATCCTATATACACTGATGCAGAGCAGTTTTTCAGTCATGGCACTTATGTTACTGACGGTCTTAAAACAGTGTTAAGCGAGGTTTTTTCCCGCATTGCCGGAGACTTGACAGTACCAGCAATTCATAGACTGGAGACCGCTTTTGGTGGTGGTAAGAGTCATACCCTCATTGCCTGCACCCATATCGGGTATAAAGGCAAAGAAATTTCTCCTTATGTTGGAGACATACTTGATGAGAATCTCCTCCCGGAAAAAGGAGAGATCCATGTGGCAGGGGTGGCCGGAAATGAACTCCCAGTGCATAAACCCCAGGGCGCAAAACTCATTCCTTATACATTATGGGGAGAAATCGCTTATCAGTTAGGGGGTGAGGATTTATATATGGCTGTTGAGAGTGATGCCGCATCCTACTCCGCACCGGGGAAAAACTATTTTGACACAATTTTTTCCGGCAAAAAAGCTTTGATTATGATAGATGAGCTGGCTCAGTATGCGGCCAGGCTTTCAGCAGCAAGACCAGACGGAAGTGAACAGCTTGCAGCATTTTTGATGAGCCTGCACGAATATGCCAGGACAAACACGGGCATTTCCATTGTACTCACCCTGGCCAGTGCCACCGATGCATTTGCCATATCCACAGGGGTTTTGACTGATCTTTTGAACAGCGTAACCGGCCAGGAAATAAATCAGGATGAAGCCCTGGAAATTGGTCAGCAGGCAGTAAAGGGGATTGCCAGTGTTGTCTCCAGAGATGCAGTTCCAGTTGTACCTGTCCAGGCTGCTGAGATTTCGCGAGTCCTTTCCAGAAGACTTTTTGCCAGCATAGACGAAGCTGCTGCAAAAGAGACAGCCTCCCTTTACATGGAAATGTACCGGAAAAGTTCATCTCTTCTTCCTGATGAATCGACCCGTGAAGACTTTCAGGACCGTCTTGTTTCTCATTATCCATTTCACCCCGCCTTTATAGACTTTCTGAACAATAAGCTGGCCACCTATGAAAACTTTCAGGGCACCAGAGGGGTGCTGCGTATTCTCTCTCTTGCTGTTCGCAGGCTTTGGCAGCGCCAGGTAAAGGTTCCCATGATTCATACCTGTCACCTTGACCTTCGGGATGCGCGCACAGTGAGCGAGGTAGTCGGTCGTTCCGGCAGCAGTGATCTTCTTACTGTCCTTAACGCTGATGTTGGTGGTGCAGATACTGACGCCCTTACCGGCGGCAAGAGCAATGCAGAGATTGCGGACCAGAAAAACCCACACCCTGAAAAGTGGCCTATGTATGAATATACCTGGAAGACTGTATTTCTGCACAGCCTGGTGGGCAGAGATCAGGGGGTTGGTTCGCGTATTTTCGGCCTGGCCACTCAGGATGCCCTCTTTGAGGTCAGCTTTCCAGGTCTGACTCCTCCCCAGGTTGCCGCAGCTTTGAAAGAGATAGACAACAGCGCCTATTACTTGAGGTTCAACCAGGGACGTTATTACGCCAGCCTGGACCCGTCAGTGAATATTGCCCTGGCAAGATTGCGCAGAGGTCTTTCTGTGGAAGCGGTTGACTCACTTCTGGCAGCTTCGGCCAGAAAGGTAATCAGTTCGGATATATCAAAGTTTAATATTGTCCCTGATGTTTCAGCCCCGGAAGACATCCCGGACAAAAAGGGAGTCCCAACCATTGCCCTGATATCCCTTGATGCAGGAACCATTGAGGTTGAACCCTTTATCACCACTGCCGGGCAGAACAGGCCAAGAATAGAACAGAATCATATATTTCTGCTTGTCCCTGATACAGTAACAGTCAGTCCAGGCACAAGAGGTCCAGGCTACCAGCTACCATCGTCCACAGCAAAAGCAGTTGAAAAACTGAACAAGCTCAAAGACATGGCCAGAACAGTTCTGGCCTGGCGTGAGCTCAAGAAAAACCCCCAGAATCACGGCATAACCCCTCACAAACTTAATGCAGACGAACATACCTCCCGTCACCAGGAGCGGGAAAATTCCTTTGCATCGTCTGTAGCGGACAGTTTTCGCCATCTCTGGTATCCTTCAGCCAGTGGACAGATTGTCAGCAGAGAAATCAAGTCTTCTGGCGCAGAAGGCGGTACTGCTGTAATTGAGCAGATTAGAAAAACCCTCCTTGATAATGGAGAGCTGGTTACCACCAGTCATGCTGACCTTTCCGGCCTGACCAACCTGAAAAAACTATTCTTTTCTCAGAATGATGTGGCAGAGCTGGAAAAATTGCGTGATAATTTCAAGGCAATACGCAGCTGGCCGGTGCTGGAGTCGCCGGAGTTACTGGATCAGCTTGTCAGAGCCGGAGTGAGCAAGGGCACTTGGTGCATGTTTCGTATGGGAAGCGCTGATAGTACTTTTCCGGAAGAATTTTACAGCAAGGAAGAAGGAGATGTCCCTTTGGACCTGAACATGGGCAGCGGATATTCTCTAATTACCATGGAAGGGGCAAGACAGCGTCAGTGGAGCCATACTGCTGGACCGGACCCCAGAAAGATTCAGAGCTATGTCCAGGAAGAAATCCAAAGTAACCCGAAAGAAAAAATTGCAAATCTCCATGCAAAAATTAATGAGAAGTATGGAGATATACCTGAAAAGGATGTTCTGGAAGCGGTCAAAATTCTTATCAGGGACAACAGGTTATATGCTGTAAAACAGCCAGTTGGCTCTGAGCAGGATACAGACTTGATCGGAAGCGGCTCTGCTGCGATATATATGCCGGACCCAGGCGACTGCATCATGACTCCTGCCAAGGCTGCTGAAGAAGGACTTCTTCAGCCCGAAGACAGGACCATCAGGCTTATGGGCAGGGACGGGGCAGAGGTGATTATGCCTCTTTTGCGCCGGATAGGGTCTATGTATCAGCGTGGAGCTAAAACCAGCATTGACATGCTTGACATTAGCGGGCTCAAACTGCCTTCAGGCGGTACTTTGCGCATTGCCATTGAAAACACCGGGCCGGATTCAATCAAAGATCTGGCAGAGCTTTTTGAAACCATTGACGGACTGGCCGAAGCAACTGGCAATACAGAGTGCTACCTGGAGATAAACAACCCTGAAGAAGACTGCGAGTTTGTCAAGGCTGTCAAACAAACTAAAAAATAG